A genomic stretch from Haemophilus parainfluenzae ATCC 33392 includes:
- a CDS encoding sucrose-specific PTS transporter subunit IIBC: MNFPQIAQQVIDKLGGKENIATAAHCATRLRIVLNDESKVDKEGIDNIEGVKGQFAVAGQYQIIFGSGTVNKVHAELTKLLGIGDVSKAEVAEAASGNQNLLQRLVKGLADIFVPIIPAIVAGGLLMGIHSMLTAKGFFVDELSVIDMHPGLADLVDFINTIANAPFVFLPVLLGFSATRKFGGNPFLGAALGMLLVHPALADGWNYALTLAQGKIQYWNVFGLEIEKVGYQGTVIPTLVSAWVLATLEKTFRKFVPSYLDNLITPLFSLFIAGFLAFTVIGPIGREAGSLIASGLTWLYDTLGFVGGAIFGAFYAPIVITGMHQTFIAVETQLLAEMANTGGTFIFPIAAMSNIAQGAACLGVAVALKDPKVRGLAVPSGISALLGITEPAMFGVNLRYRQAFFAAMIGSGLASAFIAFFNVKAIALGAAGFLGIPSIKPDSLAMYSIGMVISFVVAFTLSVVFVKRAKAKA, translated from the coding sequence ATGAACTTCCCTCAAATCGCCCAACAAGTGATTGATAAACTTGGCGGCAAAGAAAACATCGCAACAGCAGCACATTGCGCAACGCGTTTACGTATTGTGTTAAACGATGAAAGCAAAGTAGACAAAGAAGGTATTGATAATATTGAAGGCGTGAAAGGGCAGTTTGCTGTCGCCGGTCAATATCAAATTATCTTCGGTTCAGGTACGGTGAATAAAGTCCATGCTGAACTTACCAAATTACTTGGTATTGGCGATGTGAGCAAAGCCGAAGTGGCAGAAGCAGCATCAGGCAACCAAAACTTATTACAACGTTTGGTGAAAGGTTTGGCAGATATTTTCGTGCCAATCATTCCAGCAATCGTCGCAGGCGGTTTGTTAATGGGTATTCACTCCATGCTTACAGCGAAAGGTTTCTTCGTTGATGAATTAAGCGTGATTGATATGCACCCAGGTCTTGCGGATTTAGTGGATTTTATTAATACCATTGCGAATGCACCGTTTGTGTTCTTACCGGTATTACTTGGTTTCTCTGCGACCCGTAAATTCGGCGGTAACCCATTCTTAGGGGCAGCGCTTGGGATGTTATTAGTTCACCCTGCATTAGCAGATGGTTGGAACTACGCATTAACCCTTGCGCAAGGCAAAATCCAATACTGGAATGTATTCGGTCTTGAAATTGAAAAAGTCGGCTATCAAGGCACTGTCATCCCAACATTAGTTTCTGCTTGGGTATTAGCAACCTTAGAAAAAACCTTCCGTAAGTTTGTCCCTTCTTATTTAGATAACCTTATTACTCCATTATTCTCGCTCTTTATTGCGGGCTTCTTAGCATTCACCGTAATCGGTCCGATCGGTCGTGAAGCGGGTTCATTAATTGCTTCAGGCTTAACTTGGTTATATGACACTTTAGGTTTTGTTGGTGGCGCGATCTTCGGGGCATTCTATGCACCAATCGTTATTACGGGTATGCACCAAACCTTTATTGCGGTTGAAACACAATTATTAGCTGAAATGGCAAATACAGGTGGTACCTTTATTTTCCCAATCGCCGCCATGTCAAACATCGCACAAGGTGCGGCCTGTTTAGGTGTGGCAGTGGCATTAAAAGATCCAAAAGTACGTGGCTTAGCGGTACCATCTGGTATCTCTGCATTATTAGGGATTACTGAACCGGCAATGTTCGGAGTGAACTTACGTTATCGTCAAGCTTTCTTTGCGGCGATGATTGGTTCAGGTCTTGCAAGTGCCTTTATCGCATTTTTCAATGTAAAAGCCATTGCATTAGGGGCAGCAGGTTTCTTAGGTATTCCATCTATCAAACCGGATAGCCTTGCGATGTACAGCATTGGTATGGTGATTTCATTTGTGGTGGCATTCACGCTTTCAGTCGTTTTCGTGAAACGTGCAAAAGCAAAAGCCTAA
- the leuD gene encoding 3-isopropylmalate dehydratase small subunit encodes MAGFKQLSGLVVPLDAANVDTDAIIPKQFLQAITRVGFGKHLFHEWRYLDVEGTKPNPDFVLNYPQYQGATILLARKNLGCGSSREHAPWALADYGFKVMIAPSFADIFYNNSLNNHMLPIRLSEEEVEEIFQWVWANEGKQIHVDLEAMTVTVGDKVYHFELDEFRRHCLLNGLDNIGLTLQHEDAISEYEKNIPAFLR; translated from the coding sequence ATGGCAGGATTTAAACAACTTTCAGGCCTAGTAGTGCCATTGGATGCGGCAAACGTGGACACGGATGCGATTATTCCAAAACAATTTTTACAAGCCATTACCCGCGTAGGTTTCGGCAAACACTTATTCCATGAATGGCGTTATTTGGATGTAGAAGGCACCAAGCCAAATCCAGATTTCGTATTGAATTATCCACAATATCAAGGCGCGACCATTTTATTAGCGCGTAAAAACCTTGGTTGTGGTTCTTCTCGTGAACATGCGCCTTGGGCATTAGCCGATTACGGTTTCAAAGTGATGATCGCACCAAGTTTTGCGGATATTTTCTATAACAACAGTTTAAACAACCACATGTTACCGATTCGTTTAAGCGAAGAAGAAGTGGAAGAAATCTTCCAATGGGTGTGGGCAAATGAAGGCAAACAAATCCATGTGGATTTAGAAGCGATGACCGTCACTGTAGGTGACAAAGTCTATCACTTTGAACTGGATGAATTCCGCCGTCATTGTTTATTAAACGGCTTGGATAACATCGGTTTGACGTTACAACATGAAGATGCAATCAGTGAATACGAAAAAAATATTCCGGCATTTTTACGTTAA
- the secG gene encoding preprotein translocase subunit SecG: MYNILLFIYVLVCIALIGFILVQQGKGANAGASFGGGASGTMFGSAGAGNFLTRTSAILATGFFVIALVLGNINSHRGNVQKGSFDDLSQTAEQVQQQQQQAAPAVENKNNDIPQ, encoded by the coding sequence ATGTACAATATTTTATTATTTATTTATGTATTAGTTTGTATCGCCTTAATCGGCTTTATCCTTGTTCAACAAGGTAAAGGTGCGAACGCAGGTGCGTCATTTGGCGGCGGTGCATCAGGTACTATGTTTGGTTCTGCAGGTGCAGGTAACTTTTTAACTCGTACCAGCGCAATCTTAGCAACTGGCTTTTTTGTGATTGCTTTAGTGTTGGGTAATATCAACTCTCATCGTGGCAACGTACAAAAAGGTTCATTTGACGATTTATCTCAAACTGCTGAACAAGTTCAACAACAGCAACAACAAGCTGCTCCAGCAGTTGAAAACAAAAATAATGATATTCCGCAATAA
- a CDS encoding DUF4268 domain-containing protein produces the protein MYVLNEEVKKLVKINETKFSEHGLTERYDLQEWIDSDPTILSKELGEDEDLLIIQKEFNRFDKTKERLDLLAIDKNGNLVIIENKLDDSGKDVTWQALKYVSYCSTLTKNEIISIYQEYLDKKYPGEKYNAEQKLSEHLNNEDANINIGYSQRIILVAREFRPEVTSTVLWLRGNRIDIQCIKVVPYLFGNDVIIDIDKIIPVPEIEEFTIRATIKETEEKDIAIAKNISDSVYSQYWSRLLEYGKSNSLELYSNRTGSSDNWIAAASGIIPGVIYSLVLLKDKIRAELYIDRKSVEENKKIFDLLNEERELIESKFGRELNWERLDDRKASRISVSTSFIRDDYDNWNIAIKWHVENIKKLENAMQESLSKIKNKF, from the coding sequence ATGTATGTGTTAAACGAAGAAGTAAAAAAATTAGTAAAAATTAATGAAACAAAATTTTCTGAACATGGTTTAACCGAGAGATATGATTTACAAGAATGGATTGATAGTGATCCCACCATATTGTCAAAAGAGCTTGGAGAAGATGAAGATTTACTAATCATACAGAAAGAGTTTAATCGATTTGACAAAACAAAAGAGCGTTTAGACCTATTAGCTATAGATAAGAACGGAAATCTAGTTATTATCGAAAATAAGCTGGACGATAGTGGCAAAGATGTAACATGGCAAGCATTAAAATATGTTTCCTATTGCTCTACATTAACTAAAAATGAAATAATTTCAATTTATCAAGAATATTTAGATAAAAAATATCCAGGTGAAAAATATAATGCGGAACAAAAATTATCTGAGCATCTTAACAATGAAGATGCAAATATAAATATTGGATATTCTCAAAGAATAATATTAGTGGCTCGAGAATTCAGACCTGAAGTAACAAGTACCGTATTATGGCTAAGAGGTAATAGAATAGATATACAGTGTATTAAAGTTGTTCCGTATTTATTTGGTAATGATGTTATTATTGATATAGATAAAATTATACCAGTACCTGAAATTGAGGAATTTACGATAAGGGCAACTATTAAGGAAACGGAAGAAAAAGATATTGCTATAGCTAAGAATATTAGCGATAGTGTTTACTCTCAATACTGGTCTAGATTATTAGAATACGGTAAATCCAACTCCTTAGAGCTATATAGTAATAGAACAGGATCTAGTGATAACTGGATTGCCGCAGCATCAGGAATTATACCTGGAGTTATATACTCTCTTGTTTTATTAAAAGATAAAATCAGAGCTGAGTTATATATAGATAGAAAATCGGTAGAAGAAAATAAAAAAATATTTGATTTACTCAATGAAGAAAGAGAGCTTATTGAAAGCAAATTTGGTAGGGAACTAAACTGGGAACGTTTAGATGATAGAAAAGCTTCAAGAATTTCAGTCTCAACATCTTTTATTCGTGATGATTATGATAATTGGAATATTGCAATAAAATGGCATGTTGAAAATATTAAGAAACTTGAAAATGCAATGCAAGAATCATTAAGCAAAATTAAAAATAAATTTTAA
- the metH gene encoding methionine synthase, protein MSHNQTELLKKSLAERILILDGAMGTMIQKYKLTEADFRGERFKESAVDLRGNNDLLTLTQPLLISAIHEKYLQAGADIIETNTFSSTTIAQADYDLQSIAYELNFAGAKLARLAADKYSTPEKPRFVAGVLGPTNRTASISPDVNDPGFRNVTFMELVDAYAEATKGLIEGSADLIMIETIFDTLNAKAAIFAIETVFEELGVELPIMISGTITDASGRTLSGQTTEAFYNSLRHAKPLTFGLNCALGPKELRQYVEQLSKISETYVSVHPNAGLPNAFGGYDLGAEEMAAHLKEWAESGFVNIVGGCCGTTPEHIKAFADAMQGIAPRKLPEIKTAMRLSGLEPLNIDDESLFVNVGERNNVTGSAKFKRLIKEDKFAEAIEIAIDQVENGAQVIDVNMDEALLDGKKCMTRFLNIMATEPDAAKVPVMIDSSKWEVIEAGLQSVQGKPIVNSISLKEGEEIFIDHAKLVRKYGAAVVVMAFDEVGQADTEDRKVEICSRAYDILVNQVGFPPEDIIFDPNIFAIGTGIEEHNNYGVDFINATGRIKRALPHAKISGGVSNVSFSFRGNNVMREAIHAVFLYHAIKQGMDMGIVNAGQLAIYDDLDPELREIVEDAVLNRSPDATEKLLDIAEKYRNQGNDESAVDSVAEWRTWPVEERLKHALVKGITTHIIEDTEEARQKLPTPLEVIEGPLMAGMDVVGDLFGDGKMFLPQVVKSARVMKQSVAYLEPFINATKQKGSSNGKVVIATVKGDVHDIGKNIVSVVLQCNNFEVIDLGVMVPADKIIQTAIDEKADLIGLSGLITPSLDEMEYFLGEMTRLGLNLPVLIGGATTSKEHTAIKLYPKYKQHGVFYTSNASRAVTVCATLMNPEGRTALWEQFKKDYEKIQQSFSNRKPLRKQLSIKEARANRFDGFNGEWADYVPPTPKQTGIVEFKNVPIAELRKFIDWSPFFRVWGLMGGYPDAFDHPESGEEARRVWNDAQAMLDAFEQNHKLNPSGVLGIFPAERVGDDVVLFSDEDRTQPIGTAYGLRQQTERGKNSKSQFNFALSDFIADRESGKKDWMGMFAVCAGTEEMDLVEGYKAAGDDYNAILLQAVGDRLAEAMAEYLHFELRTRIWGYTQEEFDNQGLINENYVGIRPAPGYPSCPEHTEKALIWDLLEVEQRIGMKLTESYAMWPAASVCGWYFTHPASNYFTLGRIDEDQAQDYAKRKGWDEREMMKWLGVAMK, encoded by the coding sequence ATGTCACATAATCAAACCGAATTACTGAAAAAATCCCTCGCTGAACGCATCCTTATTTTAGATGGTGCGATGGGGACGATGATCCAAAAATATAAACTCACTGAGGCTGATTTTAGAGGCGAGCGTTTTAAAGAAAGTGCGGTTGATTTACGTGGCAATAATGACTTGCTTACCTTAACCCAACCGCTGTTAATTTCTGCGATTCATGAGAAATATTTACAAGCGGGCGCCGATATTATTGAAACCAATACCTTCAGTTCTACCACTATTGCACAAGCGGATTATGATTTACAGTCTATTGCCTACGAACTGAATTTCGCAGGGGCAAAACTAGCGCGTTTAGCCGCAGATAAATACAGTACACCAGAAAAACCTCGCTTTGTTGCGGGCGTGTTAGGGCCAACCAACCGTACGGCCTCTATTTCTCCCGATGTAAACGACCCAGGTTTCCGTAATGTGACATTTATGGAACTGGTGGATGCCTATGCGGAAGCGACTAAAGGCTTAATTGAAGGTAGTGCAGATTTAATCATGATCGAAACCATTTTCGACACGTTAAACGCAAAAGCCGCCATTTTCGCCATTGAAACCGTGTTTGAGGAATTAGGTGTGGAATTACCGATTATGATTTCCGGCACCATTACCGATGCTTCCGGCCGTACCCTTTCTGGGCAAACCACTGAAGCGTTCTACAACTCGCTTCGTCACGCTAAACCACTGACGTTTGGTTTGAACTGTGCCCTTGGTCCAAAAGAACTCCGCCAATATGTTGAACAACTGTCTAAAATCAGCGAAACCTATGTTTCCGTCCACCCAAATGCAGGCTTGCCAAATGCCTTTGGTGGCTATGATTTGGGTGCAGAAGAGATGGCAGCACATCTGAAAGAATGGGCTGAAAGTGGCTTTGTGAACATTGTTGGCGGTTGTTGTGGTACGACGCCAGAACATATCAAAGCCTTTGCAGATGCCATGCAGGGTATTGCACCGCGTAAATTACCTGAAATTAAAACCGCGATGCGTTTATCAGGGTTAGAACCTCTTAATATTGATGATGAAAGCCTATTCGTTAACGTGGGCGAACGTAATAACGTGACCGGTTCGGCGAAATTCAAACGTTTAATTAAAGAAGACAAATTTGCCGAAGCGATTGAAATTGCCATCGACCAAGTGGAAAACGGTGCACAAGTGATCGATGTCAATATGGACGAGGCCTTGCTCGACGGCAAAAAATGCATGACCCGTTTCCTCAATATTATGGCGACCGAGCCTGATGCTGCCAAAGTGCCGGTGATGATCGACTCGTCTAAATGGGAAGTGATTGAGGCTGGTTTGCAGTCGGTGCAAGGTAAACCGATTGTGAACTCGATCTCATTGAAAGAAGGCGAAGAAATCTTTATCGACCACGCTAAACTGGTGCGTAAATACGGTGCAGCTGTGGTGGTCATGGCGTTTGACGAAGTAGGTCAAGCCGATACCGAAGATCGTAAAGTGGAAATTTGTAGCCGTGCTTATGACATTTTGGTGAACCAAGTAGGCTTCCCACCTGAAGACATTATTTTCGACCCGAATATTTTTGCTATCGGTACAGGGATTGAAGAACACAACAACTACGGTGTGGATTTCATCAATGCTACCGGTCGCATTAAACGCGCACTACCGCATGCGAAAATCTCAGGCGGGGTGTCGAATGTGTCTTTCTCATTCCGTGGTAACAACGTGATGCGTGAAGCCATTCACGCAGTGTTCCTCTATCATGCTATCAAACAAGGCATGGATATGGGGATCGTGAATGCAGGACAGCTCGCGATTTATGACGATCTCGATCCTGAATTACGTGAAATCGTGGAAGATGCGGTATTAAATCGCAGCCCTGATGCCACCGAAAAACTGCTCGATATTGCAGAAAAATATCGTAATCAAGGCAACGATGAAAGTGCGGTTGATTCTGTCGCAGAATGGCGCACTTGGCCGGTGGAAGAACGCTTAAAACACGCCCTTGTGAAAGGCATTACTACGCACATCATCGAAGACACCGAAGAGGCACGTCAAAAATTACCAACGCCGTTAGAGGTAATTGAAGGCCCTCTCATGGCAGGCATGGACGTAGTGGGTGATTTATTCGGCGACGGTAAAATGTTCCTGCCGCAAGTGGTGAAATCGGCGCGTGTAATGAAACAATCCGTGGCATATTTAGAGCCGTTTATCAACGCCACCAAACAAAAAGGCTCTAGCAACGGTAAAGTGGTGATCGCCACCGTGAAAGGTGACGTGCATGACATCGGCAAAAACATCGTGAGCGTGGTGTTGCAATGTAATAACTTTGAAGTCATTGACTTAGGCGTCATGGTGCCGGCGGACAAAATCATTCAAACCGCCATTGATGAAAAAGCTGATCTTATCGGCTTGAGCGGTTTAATTACGCCATCCCTAGACGAAATGGAATACTTCCTCGGCGAAATGACCCGTTTGGGCTTGAACTTGCCTGTTTTAATCGGCGGTGCAACGACCTCCAAAGAACATACCGCCATTAAACTGTATCCAAAATATAAACAACACGGTGTGTTCTATACCTCGAACGCCTCCCGTGCGGTAACAGTCTGTGCCACATTGATGAACCCGGAAGGGCGTACAGCATTGTGGGAACAATTCAAGAAAGATTACGAGAAAATCCAGCAATCATTCTCTAACCGCAAACCACTGCGTAAGCAACTCAGCATTAAAGAAGCACGTGCAAACCGTTTTGATGGTTTTAACGGCGAATGGGCGGATTATGTGCCACCAACACCAAAACAAACGGGCATTGTGGAATTTAAAAACGTGCCAATTGCCGAGCTGCGCAAATTTATCGACTGGTCGCCATTCTTCCGTGTATGGGGCTTGATGGGCGGCTATCCGGATGCCTTTGATCATCCGGAAAGTGGCGAAGAAGCCCGCCGCGTGTGGAATGATGCGCAAGCAATGTTAGATGCGTTTGAACAAAACCACAAACTTAACCCAAGCGGCGTATTGGGCATTTTCCCTGCAGAACGTGTGGGCGATGATGTGGTGCTATTCTCCGATGAAGACCGCACTCAACCCATCGGCACGGCTTACGGCTTACGCCAACAAACGGAACGTGGCAAAAACAGCAAAAGCCAATTTAACTTTGCCTTGAGCGACTTTATCGCCGATCGAGAAAGTGGCAAAAAAGACTGGATGGGCATGTTCGCCGTGTGTGCCGGTACCGAAGAAATGGATTTAGTGGAAGGCTACAAAGCCGCAGGCGATGACTACAATGCCATCTTACTACAAGCTGTGGGCGACCGCTTAGCGGAAGCCATGGCTGAATACCTGCACTTTGAGCTACGCACCCGCATTTGGGGCTACACGCAAGAGGAATTCGACAACCAAGGGTTAATCAATGAAAACTATGTTGGCATCCGTCCTGCACCGGGTTATCCAAGCTGCCCTGAACATACTGAAAAAGCCTTGATCTGGGATTTATTAGAAGTAGAACAACGCATCGGTATGAAACTCACCGAAAGCTACGCCATGTGGCCTGCAGCTTCTGTCTGCGGTTGGTACTTCACCCACCCGGCAAGTAACTATTTCACTTTAGGTCGCATAGATGAAGACCAAGCTCAAGATTATGCCAAACGTAAAGGTTGGGATGAGAGAGAGATGATGAAATGGTTAGGTGTGGCGATGAAGTAA
- the leuC gene encoding 3-isopropylmalate dehydratase large subunit, which produces MAKTLYEKLFDAHVVYEAEGETPILYINRHLIHEVTSPQAFDGLRVAGRQVRQVSKTFGTMDHSISTQVRDVNKLEGQAKIQVLELEKNTKATGIQLFDMTTKEQGIVHVMGPEQGLTLPGMTIVCGDSHTATHGAFGALAFGIGTSEVEHVLATQTLKQARAKNMKIEVRGKVAPGITAKDIILAIIGKTTMAGGTGHVVEFCGEAIRDLSMEGRMTVCNMAIEMGAKAGLIAPDETTFEYLKGRPHAPKGKDWDDAVAYWKTLKSDDDAKFDTVITLEAKDIAPQVTWGTNPGQVIGIDQPVPNPAEMTDPVTRASAEKALNYIGLDANADLKDIPVDQVFIGSCTNARIEDLRAAAAVMKGRKKADNVKRILVVPGSGLVKEQAEKEGLDKIFIEAGAEWRNPGCSMCLGMNDDRLGEWERCASTSNRNFEGRQGRNGRTHLVSPAMAAAAGMFGKFVDIRDVTLN; this is translated from the coding sequence ATGGCAAAAACTCTTTACGAAAAATTATTCGATGCCCATGTGGTATACGAAGCTGAAGGCGAAACGCCGATTTTGTATATCAACCGTCATTTAATCCATGAAGTGACCAGTCCACAAGCCTTTGATGGTTTACGTGTGGCAGGCCGCCAAGTACGTCAAGTCAGCAAAACTTTCGGTACCATGGATCACAGTATTTCTACTCAAGTACGTGATGTGAACAAACTTGAAGGCCAAGCGAAAATTCAAGTATTGGAACTTGAAAAAAACACAAAAGCGACCGGTATTCAATTATTCGACATGACCACAAAAGAACAAGGTATTGTGCATGTCATGGGGCCTGAACAAGGCTTAACCTTACCAGGTATGACTATCGTGTGTGGTGACTCCCATACTGCCACTCATGGTGCGTTCGGCGCTTTGGCATTTGGTATCGGCACATCCGAAGTCGAACACGTATTAGCCACGCAAACCTTAAAACAAGCTCGCGCAAAAAATATGAAAATTGAAGTGCGTGGCAAAGTAGCACCAGGCATTACCGCAAAAGATATTATTCTTGCCATTATCGGCAAAACCACTATGGCGGGCGGTACAGGCCATGTAGTGGAATTCTGTGGTGAAGCCATTCGTGACCTTTCCATGGAAGGCCGTATGACCGTTTGTAATATGGCGATTGAAATGGGCGCGAAAGCCGGCTTAATCGCACCGGATGAAACCACTTTCGAATACTTAAAAGGTCGTCCACATGCACCGAAAGGTAAAGATTGGGATGATGCCGTTGCTTATTGGAAAACCTTAAAATCCGATGATGATGCGAAATTTGATACAGTCATCACGTTAGAAGCCAAAGATATTGCACCACAGGTAACTTGGGGAACCAACCCAGGCCAAGTAATCGGTATCGATCAGCCAGTGCCAAATCCAGCAGAAATGACCGATCCGGTGACTCGTGCCTCAGCTGAAAAAGCCTTAAATTATATTGGCTTAGACGCTAACGCTGATTTAAAAGATATCCCTGTAGATCAAGTGTTTATCGGTTCTTGTACTAATGCTCGTATCGAAGATTTACGTGCCGCAGCGGCTGTCATGAAAGGCCGCAAAAAAGCCGATAACGTAAAACGTATTTTAGTGGTGCCTGGTTCTGGTTTAGTGAAAGAACAAGCAGAAAAAGAAGGCTTGGATAAAATCTTTATCGAAGCAGGCGCTGAATGGCGTAATCCTGGCTGTTCTATGTGTTTAGGCATGAACGATGACCGTTTAGGTGAATGGGAACGCTGTGCTTCTACATCAAACCGTAACTTTGAAGGTCGCCAAGGTCGTAATGGGCGTACCCATTTAGTAAGTCCTGCGATGGCAGCGGCAGCGGGAATGTTCGGTAAATTCGTTGATATTCGTGACGTCACATTAAACTAA
- the leuB gene encoding 3-isopropylmalate dehydrogenase, which produces MQSYNIAVLPGDGIGPEVMAEAIKVLNKVQEKFGFKLNFNEFYVGGAAIDHCGCPLPAETLKGCDDADAILFGSVGGPKWTNLPPDQQPERGALLPLRKHFKLFCNLRPATLYKGLEKFCPLRADIAAKGFDMVVVRELTGGIYFGQPKGREGEGAQTKAFDTEVYYKYEIERIARAAFDAAMKRRKHVTSVDKANVLQASILWRETVTEVAKDYPEVTLDHIYIDNATMQLIKAPESFDVLLCSNIFGDIISDEAAMITGSMGMLPSASLNEDGFGLYEPAGGSAPDIAGKGIANPIAQILSAAMMLRYSFNLNEAADAIENAVQKVLANGHRTGDLADDSAPVSTAEMGTLIANAI; this is translated from the coding sequence ATGCAATCATACAACATCGCTGTTCTACCGGGAGACGGTATTGGTCCAGAAGTGATGGCTGAAGCCATTAAAGTATTAAACAAAGTCCAAGAAAAATTCGGTTTCAAACTTAACTTCAATGAATTTTATGTAGGTGGTGCCGCAATTGATCATTGTGGTTGCCCATTACCAGCTGAAACCTTAAAAGGCTGTGATGATGCTGATGCGATTTTGTTTGGCTCTGTAGGTGGCCCAAAATGGACAAATTTACCACCGGATCAACAACCTGAACGCGGTGCATTATTACCATTGCGTAAACATTTCAAATTATTCTGTAATCTTCGTCCTGCTACCCTTTATAAAGGACTCGAAAAATTCTGTCCATTACGTGCAGATATTGCGGCAAAAGGATTTGATATGGTGGTTGTACGTGAATTAACGGGAGGGATTTATTTCGGTCAGCCTAAAGGCCGTGAAGGCGAAGGTGCACAAACTAAAGCATTCGATACGGAAGTTTATTACAAATATGAAATCGAACGCATTGCGCGTGCGGCTTTTGATGCAGCAATGAAACGTCGTAAACACGTCACTTCTGTGGATAAAGCCAACGTACTACAAGCCTCAATCTTATGGCGTGAAACCGTAACTGAAGTGGCGAAAGACTACCCTGAAGTCACTTTAGATCATATTTATATCGACAACGCGACCATGCAATTAATCAAAGCGCCTGAGTCTTTCGATGTGCTCCTCTGCTCTAACATTTTCGGCGATATTATCTCTGATGAAGCGGCGATGATCACAGGGTCTATGGGAATGCTGCCATCTGCTAGCTTAAATGAAGACGGTTTCGGCTTATATGAACCGGCTGGCGGTTCTGCACCAGATATCGCAGGCAAAGGCATTGCCAACCCAATCGCACAAATTCTTTCTGCGGCGATGATGTTGCGTTATAGCTTCAACTTAAACGAAGCAGCGGATGCCATTGAAAATGCCGTACAAAAAGTCTTAGCAAATGGTCACCGTACGGGAGATTTAGCCGATGACTCTGCCCCTGTTTCAACGGCAGAAATGGGTACATTAATCGCTAACGCAATCTAA